The Natranaerobius trueperi genomic interval ATATGATGACATATCCAAAAGATACGAGGTACTGCACTTAAATCATTGAACCGCCAAGTACCGGACGGTATGCTTGGTGGTGTGAGAGGTCGGTAGATAAATTAATTATCTACCTCCTACTCGATTTAAACTATGCATTAATCATTTTTTTTACAAACATCTACTAACTCTCCATTAGTAATGGTAGCTAGCTTGTCAATTGTTATAGGAACAGCAGTATTAGCAGTTCCTGCTGCAGTATAAACAACTTCGAACCTTCTCATACTTTCATCTATCAAAATACTTACAGGGTGTTTTAGAGCAAAGGGACATAACCCACCGGGTGAAAATCCTGTTATTTGTAGACATTCTTCATGTTTTGCCATTTTGGGTTTAGCTCCTAATATTTTTTTTAATGAACTAGTATGTACTTTAACATCACCACTAGTGACAACTAATACTGGATTGTCATCTACTAAAAATAAAATAGATTTTGCTATTTGCCCAACTGTTACCCCTAATTGTTCAGCTGCCATCTGAGCAGTTTTAGTAGTTCCCTCATTAAACTCAATAACCTCTAAATCAAATGAACTGATATAGTCTTTAACTCGTTCTTTTGTTTCTATCATAACTCTTCACTCCTTTATCACTTTAGTTACTCCTATATATATTATCATATATATGTATATAAATGGAAATAGTTAAGTTCGAATTTTGTGTTTTTAGAAATATATAGTTATGGAAGAATTTAAAGTTTATACAATAAATTTTAAAACTCTATTGACTAAAGTAGATATACTTGATATAGTAATAATAACAGTTACTAATAACAAAAAGGAGGAAGGTCGTATGCAAAATCAAGAAAGTTTCAGAATGCCATTATTAGGAGAGGCGTTTCCTAATGTTGAGGTTCAAACAACGCATGGTACTTTAAAATTACCTCAAGATTATGAGGGGAAATGGTTTGTCCTATTTAGTCACCCTGGGGATTTCACTCCAGTTTGTACAACTGAATTTGTTGGCTTTGCTAAGAAAAGTGAAGAGTTTAAGAAATTAAATACAGAACTCATAGGATTATCTGTGGACCAGGTATTTTCACATATAAAGTGGGTAGAATGGATTAATGAGAATTTTGAAGTTAAAATTCCTTTCCCAGTAATTGCGGATGAAATGGGAGAAGTATCAAAACAATTAGGAATGCTTCATCCAAATAAGGGTACAAATACTGTCCGTGCTGTATTTGTAGTCGATGATAAAGGGATTTTGAGATTAATTAAATATTATCCACAAGAAATAGGTAGAAATATTGATGAAATATTAAGATCAATTAAAGCTCTTCAAACTCATGAGCAGAATGGAGTTGCACTTCCTGAGAATTGGCCAAATAATCCAATCCTTGCTGATAAAGCGATTATTCCACCTGCAAGCACGGAGGAAGAGGCTAAAGATAGGATGAAACAGGCTGAATCAAATGAAATAGAGTGTAAAGACTGGTGGTTTTGCTACAAAAAACTATAGAATATTTTAAAAGGAGCATAGAAATATGCTCCTTTTAAATAGACCTGCTAAATTTTAGTAAACTACAGTAATAGTAGCGAAAATTCCTATCATAGCTCCTAAACATAACTCCCCTATAGTATGTCTTTTTAAGTATAATCTAGCCCAGAATACTATGGGTAATAAAATAAATAAGGATAAGTAGGTTCTTCCGAGAAAATAACTTAAAAATGTTAAGGGACCTGCAACTCCGCAGGCGTGTCCACTTGCTTTATAATTAATTAGTGTATTACAAGTAGTTAATATGAGACCAGCTAAGACATATGTTAAAAATAGAAGTTTCACACCTTGTGGACCATCAAATGAAACTACCGTTACGGCGCCTGTGATTTGTCCTAAAGCTGCCATGGTAAAGGCGAGTTTTCGTTCTCCTTTTCTACCTTGAATATTATATTTCGGAATATATTTTTTTAGAATGTAAGCTGAAAGAGGAATAATTACTAAAAAAAGATTAGACATTAAGAACCAACTTAAACTATTATTAAAGAATGTACTATAATTGAGATAGATTAAAGTGATAACTAATAGAGCTATCATTGGTACAACAGTGAGAATGCTAATTAACTTTGCTAATTTATTAGGCATAATCCGCCTCCTCTTTTTAATTTTCTGAACAGGTTATACAAAGGGTATTACCTGTTTTATTTTTAGTACGCGTCTTCATGACAGCTTCCTTGCAATTAATACATTGGTAAGATTCATTAATTACTGCTTTATCAGGTTTATCATTTATGGAATCATAGTATTTAATAGTGAATAGCTTTTCTGTTGAAAGACTAAAAATATTGTCAATCTTATCATTTCGATTTTTTCCGGTTAAAACACCATATTTAAGTCCTAACCTAACACCTTGATTTTTATCTCTAGATATTAAAGTAAGAGCATGTTTTCCTAAATCTTTAAAAAAGAAGTTTCCTTTACCAAAAGTACAACCTGTTAAAACTTGTATTGCATCAGCTCCGCATGCGTCAGTCTCTATTATTGCTAGTAATTCTTCGTCTACCGATTTATCAACTTTTAGTATTTTAAGAGCATCTAGAGCTAGTCGATATCCAATAGCAAGACCTGGACATTCATGACCATGAAATTTAGTAACTTCATTCCATTTATTCATAAAATATTCCTCCCTTAAGTTTACTACTAGGATAAAATATTGTGGAAAAATTGTGAACCGAGCTTCTAGTATTACTACTAGAATTTCCTGTTTCTCAGACCGAAAAATTCTGACCAATATCTTCACTAACTATAACTAGGTTTTCGCTTATATATGTGAAAATAATTTATTCAAGAAATCTTTTTCACTAAAATCTTCTCATTAGCTATAAAGTAGCTAGGACTCCATAAGAGTCTATCCCTAAGCTTTAGTTTTATTTCTGGTCAGCTTATAATAATAGCTTTGCACTAACACCCTTTAATGCTTTAACCATATTGGACTTTTTTTATAGTATCTTGTGTTAATTAGTACACTAGACTATATGATACTAGGTATTATAAACATATTCTCTTTCATAAGTAACTTCTCCTAGATGCAACCACACAATTATATAATAGCATATGTCAAGATATAGAAATAGGTTAAAAGGCGTTACCAAGAGATATAAAGTATTATTTCATCCAACAGATGTCGCCACTTCTTATGACTAAAGTCAAGATAATGCGTGACGACTCTTTCAATTATTAATAGGTGAAACTGATTTAGGTACAGGTAGTGCTAATTTCAGTCCCTTTCTTTGTTTAAATATTACAAGTTGGGGCATATCATAAATTTCAAATGAAATTTGGGAGGGGGTTATCTATAAAGACGGACTTAGAGAGAGTGTAGTTGATGATGTAGCTGGAATTATAGATGGTACTGTATTAATTATTTTAGAGGATGGAAGAATTGCAACAAATATAGAAAAAGATTAAAGAAAGCTAAGATTACTCCATCTTATGACAATGACCAAACACAAAATCATACTAAGCCGGTAGAACCATAAAAGTTAGAGATAATTGCCATATACCGACCTAGTAGTTGTGTCTTCACCACATTTGGAGGTGTTTCTAATGAAAAAGCTTATCCAAAAGTTTATAAAAAACTAAAAAAGCAAATCAGGGTAAAAAATTAGATTGTTGTGATTTAAAACAAGAAA includes:
- a CDS encoding YbaK/EbsC family protein, coding for MIETKERVKDYISSFDLEVIEFNEGTTKTAQMAAEQLGVTVGQIAKSILFLVDDNPVLVVTSGDVKVHTSSLKKILGAKPKMAKHEECLQITGFSPGGLCPFALKHPVSILIDESMRRFEVVYTAAGTANTAVPITIDKLATITNGELVDVCKKND
- a CDS encoding peroxiredoxin; translation: MQNQESFRMPLLGEAFPNVEVQTTHGTLKLPQDYEGKWFVLFSHPGDFTPVCTTEFVGFAKKSEEFKKLNTELIGLSVDQVFSHIKWVEWINENFEVKIPFPVIADEMGEVSKQLGMLHPNKGTNTVRAVFVVDDKGILRLIKYYPQEIGRNIDEILRSIKALQTHEQNGVALPENWPNNPILADKAIIPPASTEEEAKDRMKQAESNEIECKDWWFCYKKL
- a CDS encoding FmdE family protein, yielding MNKWNEVTKFHGHECPGLAIGYRLALDALKILKVDKSVDEELLAIIETDACGADAIQVLTGCTFGKGNFFFKDLGKHALTLISRDKNQGVRLGLKYGVLTGKNRNDKIDNIFSLSTEKLFTIKYYDSINDKPDKAVINESYQCINCKEAVMKTRTKNKTGNTLCITCSEN